One part of the Bradyrhizobium sp. CB1650 genome encodes these proteins:
- a CDS encoding response regulator transcription factor, whose protein sequence is MTEVATTGISVLLVDDHPIVRQGYRRVLESQGDLRVVAEADNAADAYAAFKTHDPDVVVMDISMPGASGLEAIRNIRARSPRARILVFTMHNEAVLVKAAFSAGASGFVTKSSEPSAVVTAIRSVARGERAMSDDIAHVLAEDSLAPTGSVLDQLGEREIEILRQFAGGATTEQIASHLNLSVKTVQNYHYLIKAKTGARTDAQLVRLAATYGLTKI, encoded by the coding sequence ATGACCGAGGTTGCGACAACAGGCATCTCCGTGCTGCTGGTCGACGACCATCCGATCGTGCGACAGGGCTATCGGCGCGTGCTGGAGAGCCAGGGCGACCTCCGTGTCGTGGCGGAAGCCGACAACGCCGCGGACGCCTATGCCGCCTTCAAGACACATGATCCCGACGTCGTCGTGATGGACATCTCGATGCCCGGCGCGAGCGGGCTGGAGGCGATCCGCAACATCCGCGCCCGCAGCCCGCGTGCGCGGATTCTGGTCTTCACCATGCACAACGAGGCGGTGCTGGTGAAAGCCGCCTTCAGCGCCGGCGCCAGCGGCTTCGTCACCAAGAGCAGCGAGCCGTCCGCTGTCGTCACGGCGATCCGCAGCGTCGCCCGCGGCGAGCGCGCCATGAGCGACGACATCGCGCATGTGCTGGCCGAGGACAGCCTCGCGCCGACCGGTTCGGTGCTGGACCAATTGGGTGAACGCGAAATCGAGATTTTGCGTCAGTTCGCCGGCGGCGCGACGACCGAGCAGATCGCCTCGCACCTCAATCTCAGTGTGAAGACGGTCCAGAACTACCATTATTTGATCAAGGCCAAGACCGGCGCGCGCACGGACGCGCAACTGGTGCGCCTGGCAGCAACGTATGGGCTGACGAAGATCTAA
- a CDS encoding M20 family metallopeptidase translates to MPIVNRIAALSDEMAAWRHDFHENPELLYEVHRTAGIVADKLREFGCDEVVTGIGRTGVVGVIRGRKSASGKAIGLRADMDALPIMETSGVPYASKIPGKMHACGHDGHTAMLLGAAKYLAETRNFDGTAIVIFQPAEEGGGGGKAMVEDGLMTRWNIQEVYGMHNMPGLAEGHFATTPGPMLASSDNIRITVHGKGGHAGAGPHKSIDSVLIGSQIVNALQSIVARNVDPLKSAVISITQFHAGTAFNIIPEVAELSGTVRTLDPEVRDLVERRIGEVADSVARAYGGSAETKYTRMYPVTMNHPREAGIAAEVARDIVGAERVNEKFIPMMGAEDFSFMLEARPGAMILVGMGDGNECHHPAYVFNDNILGHGASYWVRLIETRMPTG, encoded by the coding sequence ATGCCCATCGTCAACCGCATCGCCGCCCTCTCCGACGAAATGGCCGCCTGGCGCCATGACTTCCACGAGAATCCCGAGCTGCTCTACGAAGTCCATCGCACCGCCGGCATCGTCGCCGACAAGTTGCGCGAGTTCGGCTGCGACGAGGTGGTGACCGGCATCGGCCGCACCGGCGTCGTCGGCGTGATCCGCGGCCGCAAGTCGGCTTCCGGCAAGGCCATTGGCCTGCGCGCCGACATGGACGCGCTGCCGATCATGGAGACGTCGGGCGTGCCTTACGCCTCAAAAATTCCCGGCAAGATGCACGCCTGCGGCCATGACGGCCACACCGCGATGCTGCTAGGCGCCGCCAAATATCTCGCCGAGACGCGCAATTTCGACGGCACTGCGATCGTGATCTTCCAGCCGGCGGAAGAAGGCGGCGGCGGCGGCAAGGCCATGGTCGAGGACGGGCTGATGACGCGCTGGAACATCCAGGAGGTCTACGGCATGCACAACATGCCGGGCCTCGCCGAAGGCCATTTCGCGACCACGCCCGGCCCGATGCTCGCCTCCTCCGACAACATCCGGATCACCGTCCACGGCAAGGGCGGCCACGCCGGCGCAGGCCCCCACAAGTCGATCGACAGCGTGCTGATCGGCTCGCAGATCGTCAACGCGCTGCAGTCGATCGTCGCCCGCAATGTCGATCCGCTGAAATCGGCTGTCATCTCCATCACGCAATTCCACGCCGGCACCGCCTTCAACATCATCCCAGAGGTCGCCGAGCTCAGCGGCACGGTGCGCACGCTCGATCCCGAAGTGCGCGACCTCGTCGAGCGCCGCATCGGCGAGGTCGCCGACAGCGTCGCCCGCGCCTATGGCGGCTCGGCCGAGACCAAGTACACGCGCATGTATCCGGTGACGATGAACCATCCGCGCGAGGCCGGCATCGCCGCCGAAGTCGCCCGCGACATCGTCGGCGCCGAGCGCGTCAACGAGAAGTTCATCCCGATGATGGGCGCCGAGGACTTTTCGTTCATGCTGGAAGCGCGCCCCGGCGCGATGATCCTGGTCGGCATGGGCGACGGCAACGAGTGCCACCACCCGGCCTACGTCTTCAACGACAACATCCTCGGCCACGGCGCCTCCTACTGGGTGCGCCTGATCGAGACGAGGATGCCGACGGGCTAG
- a CDS encoding caspase family protein — translation MFIFTVWLACGSAHAEKRVALVIGNSAYKSVPRLANPVSDAGLIGGVFRRAGFDTVDVKQDLSGAEMRKALREFGTRTRDADVAVVYYAGHGMEVDGNNYLIPTDAALETDTDVYDEAFPLDRVLVAIEPAKQLRLVILDACRDNPFAKTMKRTVASRAIGRGLAKIEPTSPNTMIAFAAKAGSTASDGDSKNSPFATALADHLPKPGLDLRKAFGFVRDDVLKATGNKQEPFVYGSLGGDDVALVPAKPVAAGPQANPQDSVRRDYELALQAGLREAWEAFLQAYPDGFYANLARVQLKKIAAEEERAAATEKARLAEQEKTRLASERAQKAELERAAAAAKAAEDARIAAEKAKQIEQAKAEAAEQQRKAAEAAAAKALAEKQAAEKAKAELAARQVAEKASAEQTAKQTADRQMPEGESQKVAALSPAPTSNLSAADLAKSVQSELRRVGCLSAAADGDWSAASQRSLTLFNKYAGTKFDVKLASIDALDALKAKPGRVCPLVCNFGFKADGDQCVKITCRAGYRVGDDNECEKIQEKKPVATREDSRRRDNERKQSDAAPPPPQASGQMVCNNAGCRPVGRGCRLVQHTGAIGAGTGYGTSTVGTKEVCN, via the coding sequence TGGCTCGCCTGCGGATCGGCTCACGCCGAGAAGCGGGTCGCACTCGTCATCGGCAATTCGGCCTACAAGAGCGTGCCGCGGCTCGCCAATCCCGTGAGCGATGCCGGCCTGATCGGCGGCGTGTTCAGAAGGGCAGGCTTCGATACGGTCGATGTCAAACAGGATTTGAGCGGCGCGGAGATGCGCAAGGCGCTGCGCGAGTTCGGGACCCGGACGCGCGATGCCGACGTTGCGGTCGTCTACTATGCCGGTCATGGCATGGAGGTCGATGGCAACAACTACCTCATTCCGACCGACGCCGCCCTCGAGACCGATACCGACGTTTACGACGAAGCGTTCCCGCTCGATCGCGTGCTGGTCGCCATCGAGCCGGCGAAACAGCTTCGGCTGGTCATCCTGGACGCCTGCCGCGACAATCCCTTCGCCAAGACCATGAAGCGGACGGTGGCCTCGCGCGCGATCGGCCGGGGTCTTGCCAAGATCGAGCCGACCAGCCCGAACACGATGATCGCCTTCGCCGCGAAGGCCGGCTCGACCGCCTCCGATGGCGATTCCAAAAACAGTCCGTTTGCGACGGCGCTGGCCGATCATCTGCCGAAGCCCGGCCTCGATCTGCGCAAGGCGTTCGGTTTCGTTCGCGATGACGTCTTGAAGGCGACCGGCAACAAGCAGGAGCCGTTCGTCTATGGTTCGCTGGGCGGCGATGACGTGGCGCTGGTCCCGGCAAAGCCCGTCGCGGCCGGCCCGCAGGCCAATCCGCAGGACAGCGTGCGCCGCGACTACGAGCTTGCGCTGCAGGCCGGCCTGCGTGAGGCCTGGGAGGCGTTTCTGCAAGCCTATCCCGACGGCTTCTATGCCAATCTGGCCCGCGTGCAGCTCAAGAAGATTGCGGCCGAGGAGGAGCGCGCTGCGGCGACCGAGAAGGCGCGTCTGGCCGAACAGGAGAAGACAAGGCTGGCCAGCGAGCGCGCCCAAAAGGCGGAGCTGGAAAGGGCCGCTGCCGCAGCGAAGGCTGCAGAGGACGCCCGGATCGCCGCCGAGAAGGCCAAGCAAATCGAGCAGGCCAAGGCGGAGGCGGCCGAGCAGCAACGCAAGGCGGCCGAAGCTGCCGCCGCGAAGGCGCTCGCGGAGAAGCAGGCGGCTGAGAAGGCCAAAGCCGAGCTTGCCGCCAGGCAGGTCGCGGAGAAGGCGTCGGCCGAGCAGACCGCAAAGCAGACGGCCGATCGGCAGATGCCGGAGGGCGAGAGCCAGAAAGTGGCGGCTCTTTCGCCTGCGCCGACGTCCAATTTATCTGCGGCTGATCTCGCGAAATCCGTGCAGAGCGAATTGCGCCGCGTCGGCTGCCTTTCCGCCGCCGCCGACGGCGACTGGAGCGCCGCATCGCAGCGCTCGCTGACGCTGTTCAACAAATATGCCGGCACCAAGTTCGACGTGAAGCTTGCCAGCATCGACGCGCTGGACGCGCTGAAAGCGAAGCCGGGACGGGTCTGTCCGCTCGTGTGCAATTTCGGCTTCAAGGCGGACGGCGATCAGTGCGTCAAGATCACCTGCCGCGCCGGCTATCGCGTCGGTGACGACAACGAGTGCGAGAAGATTCAGGAGAAGAAGCCAGTCGCGACGCGCGAGGATTCGAGGAGGCGGGATAACGAGCGAAAGCAGAGCGATGCGGCACCGCCGCCGCCCCAAGCGAGCGGGCAGATGGTCTGTAACAATGCGGGCTGTCGCCCGGTCGGACGCGGATGCCGGCTCGTTCAGCATACCGGTGCGATCGGTGCCGGAACCGGCTACGGGACATCAACGGTCGGGACCAAGGAAGTCTGCAATTGA
- a CDS encoding caspase family protein: MKAYRLIAFLIFATWLVCTPAQAEKRVALVIGNSAYKSAPRLANPANDAALVGEMFRKAGFDTVDVKVDLNAADMRRMLREFAGKVRDADMAVIYYAGHGIELDGNNYLIPTDAMLETDGDVLDETVALDRALFAVEPAKRLRLVILDACRDNPFAKTMKRTVASRAIGRGLAKIEPTSPNTMIAFAAKAGSTASDGDSRNSPFASALVERLPTPGLDLRKAFGFVRDDVLKNTSYKQEPYVYGSLGGDDVPLVPAKPVVAGPQANPDSEIRRDYELALQLGTRDVWTAFLNRYPSGFYTDLAKAQLSRIAAEDARAAAAEKARQAEEEKARLAADRAKKAEQEKAAAAAKAAEDARLAAEKAKQVEEAKAAAAEQRRKDAEAAAAKVLADKLAAEKALADKLASDKAAAELAAKQAAEKQASANAEQKVAAVAPSSTPPAMSPQEMTKLVQSELRRVGCLTASADGNWNASSQRSLTLFNKYAGTKFDAKLASIDALDALKAKPGRVCPLVCDHGFRADGDQCAKITCRAGYRVNDDNECEKVQDKKPPVATRDDNSRRDTERKQMESAPPKREAKPSGQIYCNSAGCRPVRSGCRLETYRSGVTTPSNGAVGSLVEVCN; encoded by the coding sequence TTGAAAGCGTATCGGCTCATTGCTTTCTTGATTTTTGCGACTTGGCTTGTTTGCACGCCCGCGCAGGCCGAGAAGCGCGTCGCGCTCGTCATCGGCAACTCCGCTTACAAGAGCGCGCCTCGGCTCGCGAATCCCGCCAACGATGCCGCCCTGGTCGGCGAGATGTTCAGGAAGGCAGGCTTCGATACGGTCGACGTCAAGGTCGACCTCAATGCCGCCGACATGCGGCGGATGCTGCGTGAGTTTGCCGGTAAGGTCCGCGACGCCGACATGGCGGTGATCTACTACGCCGGTCACGGCATCGAGCTCGACGGCAACAACTATCTGATCCCAACCGACGCCATGCTGGAGACTGACGGCGACGTCCTCGACGAGACGGTCGCGCTCGATCGCGCGCTGTTCGCGGTCGAGCCGGCGAAGCGGCTGCGCCTCGTCATTCTCGATGCGTGCCGCGACAACCCCTTTGCCAAGACCATGAAGCGGACAGTCGCCTCGCGTGCGATCGGCCGCGGCCTTGCCAAGATCGAGCCGACCAGCCCGAACACGATGATCGCGTTTGCGGCCAAGGCCGGCTCGACCGCCTCCGACGGCGATTCCAGGAACAGTCCGTTTGCCTCAGCCCTGGTCGAGCGTCTCCCCACACCCGGTCTCGACCTGCGCAAGGCGTTCGGTTTCGTCCGCGACGATGTCTTGAAGAACACCAGCTACAAGCAGGAGCCCTATGTCTACGGCTCGCTCGGCGGCGACGATGTACCGCTCGTCCCTGCCAAGCCGGTCGTCGCCGGGCCGCAGGCAAACCCAGACAGCGAAATCCGGCGTGACTATGAACTGGCGCTCCAGCTTGGCACGCGCGATGTGTGGACGGCCTTTCTCAATCGCTACCCGAGCGGGTTCTACACCGACCTGGCAAAGGCCCAGCTAAGTCGGATTGCTGCCGAGGATGCGCGTGCTGCGGCCGCAGAGAAGGCCCGGCAAGCCGAGGAAGAGAAGGCCCGACTCGCCGCCGACCGAGCCAAGAAGGCCGAACAGGAAAAGGCGGCGGCCGCCGCCAAGGCGGCCGAGGACGCCCGGCTTGCCGCCGAGAAGGCCAAGCAAGTCGAGGAAGCCAAGGCGGCCGCAGCCGAGCAGCGCAGGAAGGACGCCGAGGCGGCAGCGGCGAAGGTGCTCGCCGACAAGCTAGCCGCCGAGAAGGCGCTCGCCGATAAGCTCGCGAGCGACAAGGCCGCCGCCGAGCTGGCTGCGAAGCAGGCCGCCGAGAAACAAGCCTCTGCCAATGCGGAGCAGAAGGTCGCGGCCGTAGCGCCCTCTTCGACCCCGCCAGCGATGTCGCCGCAGGAAATGACGAAGCTGGTGCAGTCAGAACTCCGCCGCGTCGGTTGTCTGACAGCCTCGGCAGATGGCAACTGGAACGCTTCGTCACAACGTTCGCTAACACTGTTCAACAAGTATGCCGGCACAAAATTCGACGCGAAGCTCGCGAGCATCGACGCGCTGGATGCGCTGAAGGCAAAGCCGGGGCGCGTCTGCCCGCTGGTCTGCGATCACGGCTTCAGGGCCGACGGCGATCAATGCGCCAAGATCACCTGCCGTGCCGGCTATCGCGTCAACGACGACAACGAGTGCGAGAAGGTGCAGGACAAGAAGCCGCCTGTCGCGACGCGTGACGATAACAGCAGGCGTGACACCGAGCGCAAGCAAATGGAGTCCGCGCCACCGAAGCGGGAGGCAAAGCCATCGGGGCAAATCTACTGCAATAGTGCCGGTTGCCGCCCGGTTCGATCCGGCTGTCGCCTTGAGACTTACAGAAGTGGAGTAACGACGCCGAGCAACGGGGCTGTTGGAAGCCTTGTCGAGGTCTGCAATTGA
- a CDS encoding TetR family transcriptional regulator → MNEAVVLTPERILEVTEDVLRRYGLAKATVVDVARALDVSHGSVYRHFPSKASLREAVAKRWLERIDGPLRQIAEDSAGRAPERLDRWLRTLFAAKRERVCDDPEMFQTYLTLAREACAAVKCHKDGLIDQMSAILADGVKQGIFHVSDTKTTARAIFDATSRFHHPAHADEWKDADLPARVDATLALLLRGLQAA, encoded by the coding sequence ATGAATGAAGCCGTTGTCTTGACGCCGGAGCGGATCCTCGAAGTGACTGAGGACGTGCTGCGGCGCTACGGACTTGCCAAGGCCACCGTGGTCGATGTTGCCCGTGCGCTCGATGTGAGCCACGGCAGCGTCTACCGCCATTTCCCCAGCAAGGCCTCGCTGCGCGAGGCCGTCGCAAAACGCTGGCTCGAGCGCATCGACGGACCGCTACGCCAGATCGCCGAGGACAGCGCAGGTCGTGCGCCGGAGCGGCTCGACCGCTGGCTGCGCACGCTTTTCGCCGCCAAGCGCGAGCGCGTCTGCGACGATCCCGAGATGTTCCAGACCTATCTGACGCTGGCGCGCGAAGCATGCGCCGCGGTGAAGTGCCACAAGGACGGGCTGATCGACCAGATGTCGGCGATCCTGGCCGACGGCGTGAAGCAGGGCATCTTCCACGTCAGCGATACCAAGACCACCGCCCGCGCGATCTTCGATGCCACCAGCCGCTTCCATCATCCGGCCCATGCCGACGAGTGGAAGGATGCCGATCTGCCGGCGCGCGTCGATGCGACGCTCGCGCTGCTGCTGCGCGGGTTGCAGGCCGCGTAG
- the purB gene encoding adenylosuccinate lyase, with product MIPRYTRPEMASIWEPQTRFKIWFEIEAHAADALAELGTIPKQAAKTVWEKAKNATFDVARIDEIERETKHDVIAFLTHLAEIVGPEARFVHQGMTSSDVLDTCLNVQLTRAADLLLADLDKVLAALKKRAFEHKMTPTIGRSHGIHAEPVTFGLKLAYAYAEFSRAKERLVAARKEVATCAISGAVGTFAQIDPRVEEHVAKAMGLTPEPISTQVIPRDRHAMYFSTLGVIASSVERLAVEIRHLQRTEVLEAEEFFSEGQKGSSAMPHKRNPVLSENLTGLSRMVRAYVTPALENVVLWHERDISHSSAERMMGPDATVTLDFALVRLAGLIDKLLVYPANMQKNLDRLGGLVHSQRLLLALTQKGASREDAYRLVQRNAMPVWRGEGDFLQLLKKDAEVKKYLTDAEIEEQFDLGYHLKHVDTIFKRVFGES from the coding sequence ATGATCCCCCGTTATACCCGCCCGGAAATGGCCTCGATCTGGGAGCCGCAAACGCGGTTCAAGATCTGGTTCGAGATCGAGGCGCATGCGGCGGACGCGCTGGCCGAGCTCGGCACGATCCCGAAACAGGCCGCCAAGACGGTCTGGGAGAAGGCGAAGAACGCCACTTTCGACGTCGCCCGCATCGACGAGATCGAGCGTGAGACCAAGCACGACGTCATCGCCTTCCTCACCCATCTCGCCGAGATCGTCGGCCCCGAGGCGCGCTTCGTGCACCAGGGCATGACCTCCTCCGACGTGCTCGACACTTGCCTCAACGTCCAGCTCACCCGCGCCGCCGACCTGTTGCTCGCCGACCTCGACAAGGTGCTGGCGGCGCTGAAGAAGCGCGCCTTCGAGCACAAGATGACGCCGACCATCGGCCGCAGCCACGGCATCCATGCCGAGCCGGTCACCTTCGGCCTCAAGCTCGCCTATGCCTATGCCGAGTTCTCGCGTGCCAAGGAGCGCCTGGTCGCGGCGCGCAAGGAGGTCGCGACCTGCGCCATCTCCGGCGCCGTCGGCACCTTCGCGCAGATCGACCCGCGCGTCGAAGAGCATGTCGCAAAGGCGATGGGGCTGACGCCGGAGCCGATCTCGACGCAAGTGATCCCGCGCGACCGCCACGCGATGTATTTTTCGACCCTCGGCGTGATCGCTTCTTCCGTCGAGCGCCTCGCGGTGGAAATCCGCCACCTCCAGCGCACCGAGGTGCTGGAAGCCGAGGAGTTCTTCTCCGAAGGGCAGAAGGGCTCCTCCGCGATGCCGCACAAGCGCAACCCGGTGCTGTCGGAGAACCTCACCGGCCTCTCGCGCATGGTGCGCGCCTATGTGACGCCGGCGCTGGAAAACGTCGTGCTCTGGCACGAGCGCGACATCTCGCACTCCTCCGCCGAGCGCATGATGGGCCCGGACGCGACCGTGACGCTCGACTTCGCGCTGGTGCGCCTGGCCGGCCTGATCGACAAGCTGCTGGTCTATCCCGCCAACATGCAGAAGAACCTCGACCGCCTCGGCGGCCTCGTGCATTCGCAGCGCCTGCTGCTCGCCTTGACCCAGAAGGGCGCGAGCCGCGAGGACGCCTACAGGCTCGTGCAGCGCAACGCCATGCCGGTCTGGCGCGGCGAAGGCGACTTCCTCCAGCTCCTGAAGAAGGACGCCGAGGTGAAGAAGTATCTCACTGACGCCGAGATCGAGGAGCAATTCGACCTCGGCTACCACCTCAAGCACGTCGACACGATCTTCAAGCGCGTGTTCGGGGAGAGCTGA
- a CDS encoding MBL fold metallo-hydrolase, whose protein sequence is MNIRDSLLAALIASGIFSMVTSAESATTEAKNQITILYDAFGTDDTMTKDWGFSALVEIAGKRILFDTGDNPDVFAANVKAKGVNLSDLDFVVLSHRHSDHMAGLSYVLSVNPTVKIYAPKEGFGIYGSSLPSSFYRKDEALPPEMRYYAGKPPEVMKFGSAWANAHFELIDQTTEIAPGITLISLVSDAPGTKELKELSLAADTADGIVLLVGCSHPGIERIVEAATAINPKIHLIAGGFHLVVAPDEAIAKVVTALKERFKVDIIVPGHCTGEPTFAALKKAFGDNYLYAGLGTSIPLGTAAGANVRRGEGPTLDDLATYRRLAAREDPFGILRSRSLRLGSAL, encoded by the coding sequence ATGAACATCCGGGACAGTCTTCTTGCAGCACTGATCGCCTCGGGCATTTTCTCGATGGTCACATCGGCTGAAAGCGCAACGACGGAGGCGAAAAATCAGATCACCATTCTTTATGACGCCTTCGGCACAGACGACACGATGACGAAAGACTGGGGCTTTTCGGCTCTGGTCGAAATCGCGGGAAAGCGCATCTTGTTCGATACGGGCGACAACCCCGACGTCTTCGCGGCAAACGTGAAGGCCAAGGGTGTCAATCTCTCCGACCTCGACTTTGTCGTTCTTTCACACCGCCACTCCGATCACATGGCGGGTCTGTCCTACGTCCTGAGCGTCAATCCGACCGTCAAGATCTATGCTCCCAAGGAGGGATTTGGCATCTACGGCTCGTCGCTGCCGTCCAGCTTCTATCGGAAGGACGAGGCCTTGCCACCGGAGATGCGGTACTACGCAGGCAAGCCGCCCGAGGTGATGAAGTTCGGTTCAGCATGGGCCAACGCACATTTCGAACTGATCGATCAGACGACCGAGATCGCGCCAGGCATCACGCTGATCTCGCTGGTCTCCGACGCCCCAGGGACCAAAGAACTCAAGGAGCTGTCCCTGGCCGCCGACACTGCAGACGGAATAGTCCTTCTCGTCGGATGCTCGCATCCCGGGATCGAGCGCATCGTCGAGGCGGCGACCGCCATCAATCCCAAGATTCATCTCATCGCAGGCGGATTTCATCTCGTCGTCGCACCGGACGAAGCAATCGCGAAGGTCGTCACCGCTTTGAAGGAACGGTTCAAGGTCGACATCATAGTACCGGGACATTGCACCGGTGAGCCGACATTTGCCGCCCTCAAGAAGGCGTTCGGCGACAATTATCTCTATGCCGGCCTCGGCACCTCGATTCCCCTTGGAACGGCTGCTGGCGCGAATGTCAGACGCGGGGAAGGCCCGACGCTTGATGACCTTGCGACCTATCGCAGATTGGCTGCGCGTGAAGACCCCTTCGGCATATTGCGATCGCGCAGCTTGCGATTGGGATCAGCTCTGTAG